In Aedes albopictus strain Foshan chromosome 3, AalbF5, whole genome shotgun sequence, the following are encoded in one genomic region:
- the LOC109432293 gene encoding organic cation transporter protein, whose product MAVDHTLEELMGMLGDFGRYQAFQFVLHLLAAITAGLHMLSLVTVAAVPEHRCFIEGVDSASFNTTSSMLDYNALGEYIPMNKDGELESCWMFDGSNRTTCTSYVYNTTYYKSSRTMEWDLVCDRKWMGALAQTVYMLGVFTGAVWLGGLADKVGRKKVFCWSGLLQLILGVAVAFTPEYYSFLVIRYLYGIFGSAGSYITGFVLTMELVGPSKRTPCGISFQAAFAGGIILVAAWGAIIHDRMLLQVIYGLHGVLLIAHWWVMDESPRWLWMQNRKREAIDIIAKAVRMNGRGLTVDKEYYLSKDKANFAAESTSTTSAGLTDLFKTPNLRKMTLNVCLCWFANSITYYGLSLSSGNLGGNPFLILFLMALVEMPSYITITFLLDKLGRRSITSTLMLAGGICCIVATYLTKGSIESTTVVMFGKLFIAGSFAVIYNYSAELFPTVVRNSAMGLGSMCARLAGASTPIIILFQTFDPKIPAVIFGVISLISGTWVLFLPETNGKAMPQSLQDGENFGRGDTAFSSCLGRNKTHMEDMPPAQQMVPMQTIER is encoded by the coding sequence GCGATTTCGGTCGTTACCAGGCATTCCAATTTGTGCTACATCTGCTAGCCGCCATCACGGCTGGACTGCACATGCTGTCCCTGGTCACGGTAGCAGCCGTCCCGGAACATCGATGCTTCATCGAAGGCGTCGATTCAGCGTCGTTCAACACCACCAGCTCGATGCTGGACTACAACGCATTGGGCGAATACATTCCCATGAACAAGGACGGCGAGCTGGAGTCCTGCTGGATGTTCGACGGATCCAACCGGACCACATGTACTTCCTACGTGTACAACACCACCTACTACAAATCGTCCCGGACGATGGAATGGGATCTGGTGTGCGATCGCAAGTGGATGGGAGCGCTGGCTCAGACCGTTTACATGCTGGGAGTGTTCACCGGGGCTGTCTGGCTGGGAGGCCTGGCTGACAAAGTCGGCCGCAAGAAGGTTTTCTGCTGGTCGGGTCTATTGCAGCTGATTCTGGGTGTGGCGGTTGCCTTCACTCCTGAGTACTATTCGTTCTTGGTGATCCGGTATCTCTATGGAATCTTCGGTAGCGCTGGTAGCTACATCACCGGATTCGTACTTACGATGGAACTGGTCGGCCCAAGTAAACGAACACCCTGCGGAATCTCGTTCCAGGCGGCATTCGCCGGAGGAATCATCCTGGTGGCGGCATGGGGTGCCATTATCCACGATCGAATGCTACTGCAAGTGATCTACGGACTCCACGGAGTGCTGCTCATCGCTCACTGGTGGGTCATGGATGAATCTCCCCGATGGCTGTGGATGCAGAATCGCAAACGGGAGGCCATTGACATCATTGCCAAGGCTGTTCGTATGAACGGTCGAGGTCTCACCGTTGACAAGGAGTACTATCTCTCCAAGGACAAGGCTAACTTCGCTGCAGAATCCACATCGACAACTTCAGCTGGCCTCACCGACCTCTTCAAAACCCCGAACCTGCGCAAAATGACTCTGAACGTTTGCCTGTGCTGGTTCGCCAACTCCATCACCTATTACGGACTATCGCTGAGCTCCGGGAATCTCGGAGGAAATCCATTCCTCATTCTCTTCCTGATGGCGTTAGTCGAGATGCCCAGCTACATCACCATCACCTTCCTTCTGGACAAACTTGGCCGTCGATCCATCACCAGCACTCTCATGTTGGCCGGTGGTATCTGCTGTATTGTTGCCACCTACCTCACCAAGGGTAGCATCGAGTCCACCACCGTCGTCATGTTTGGCAAGTTGTTCATCGCCGGTTCTTTCGCCGTCATCTACAACTACTCGGCCGAGCTGTTCCCAACCGTGGTCCGCAACTCCGCCATGGGTCTCGGGTCGATGTGCGCTCGTCTCGCCGGAGCTTCCACTCCCATTATCATCCTGTTCCAAACGTTTGACCCGAAAATCCCGGCCGTCATCTTCGGAGTAATCTCCCTTATCTCCGGTACGTGGGTCCTGTTCCTTCCGGAAACCAACGGTAAAGCGATGCCACAGAGCTTGCAGGACGGCGAGAACTTCGGACGAGGCGATACGGCTTTCTCCAGCTGTTTGGGACGTAACAAGACGCACATGGAGGACATGCCACCGGCGCAGCAGATGGTGCCGATGCAGACGATTGAGCGGTAG
- the LOC109397051 gene encoding glutactin: protein MWLKIILNVVVLFGAALGNEQNSSPVTVNIEGLGRVSGSVNHTSWTKQPVFKFQGIHYGVAAVGSLRFQPTVKVGPWDGVKNATEPGVRCPQITDDYVNVDNEDCLTLSVFTKNFNAARPLMVYIHGGWFYTGGADEFQPEYLLESDVVLVTIQYRLGPLGFLSTLTEDIPGNVGMLDVITALEWVQQNIGSFGGNKSMVTIFGQSAGSSSVSTMLHSPLVSNREVPLFHRAILQSGSLLVPRHVADDPVEGAKDIAKRLGCNESRIETCFRKAPTKDLLEAFLEHRAEAIRSRGFSSVAAANLVIGGPTGLFPCHPKYYMRNARKGIQVMGGTVSEDGVYLLEEVNRFQPDLPKSLNSTEQVLDYIRNLYVKFGQTRLDGVLEAYAMNIHFRAQDFVELRWEDLVTSFIDICASHGVKGPLVTEMDFISRANPGNVYLYSFDYSGSQEQETSRPLFPYKGGVFHTDELNYLFPMRRQMTADDVAMAKTMVELWTSFATDGVPRAQNVPSWNPMGNFSGFPLEGTGYLLRTYGPYLKIDSTAGQAYNFREEFLATTRKYRSSPTMLFNGFQ from the exons ATGTGGCTGAAGATCATTCTGAACGTAGTGGTTTTATTCGGTGCTGCTTTGGGCAACGAACAAAACTCCTCACCAGTGACCGTCAACATTGAAGGATTGGGACGCGTTAGTGGATCAGTTAATCACACTTCGTGGACAAAACAACCGGTGTTCAAGTTTCAGGGTATCCACTATGGAGTGGCTGCAGTGGGGAGCTTAAGGTTTCAGCCTACAGTGAAAGTCGGTCCTTGGGATGGTGTTAAGAATGCAACAGAACCGGGAGTTCGCTGTCCCCAGATTACCGACGACTACGTCAACGTGGACAACGAGGATTGCCTTACGCTGTCGGTGTTCACGAAAAAT TTCAATGCAGCTCGCCCGTTGATGGTATATATCCATGGCGGATGGTTCTACACGGGAGGTGCCGATGAGTTTCAGCCAGAATACCTGCTAGAATCGGACGTAGTTTTGGTGACGATCCAATACCGTCTAGGACCGTTGGGATTCCTTAGCACTTTGACCGAAGATATTCCCGGAAATGTTGGAATGTTGGATGTGATCACGGCGTTGGAGTGGGTTCAGCAGAACATCGGAAGTTTTGGCGGAAACAAGTCAATGGTGACGATTTTCGGTCAATCGGCAGGGTCGTCATCTGTTTCCACTATGCTTCATAGCCCGCTGGTAAGCAATCGCGAAGTTCCTCTGTTTCATAGAGCCATCCTGCAGTCCGGTTCACTACTTGTTCCACGACACGTCGCTGATGACCCGGTGGAAGGGGCGAAGGATATTGCTAAGCGATTGGGCTGTAATGAGTCACGTATAGAAACGTGCTTCCGTAAGGCCCCAACGAAAGACCTTCTGGAAGCATTCCTCGAACATCGCGCTGAAGCTATTCGTAGTCGTGGCTTTTCATCAGTTGCAGCCGCAAACCTGGTGATTGGTGGACCCACGGGTCTTTTCCCCTGCCACCCAAAGTATTACATGCGTAACGCGAGGAAAGGCATTCAAGTTATGGGCGGAACGGTTTCCGAAGACGGTGTCTACTTACTGGAGGAAGTCAATCGTTTTCAGCCGGATCTCCCGAAGTCGTTAAACAGCACTGAACAGGTGCTGGATTACATTCGTAATCTGTATGTGAAGTTCGGGCAGACGCGTCTAGACGGAGTGCTTGAGGCTTACGCAATGAACATTCATTTCAGAGCCCAAGACTTCGTAGAGCTGCGATGGGAAGATCTGGTAACCAGCTTTATTGAT ATCTGTGCAAGCCATGGCGTCAAGGGTCCACTGGTAACGGAAATGGATTTCATCTCCCGAGCAAATCCAGGGAACGTCTACCTCTACAGTTTTGATTATTCGGGTTCACAAGAACAGGAAACATCCCGCCCACTGTTCCCGTACAAAGGGGGCGTGTTTCATACCGATGAGCTTAACTACCTCTTCCCAATGAGGCGGCAGATGACTGCCGATGATGTTGCAATGGCAAAAACAATGGTGGAGCTGTGGACATCGTTTGCCACTGATGGTGTACCAAGAGCACAGAATGTTCCATCTTGGAATCCAATGGGAAATTTTAGTGGATTTCCACTGGAAGGCACTG GATATTTGCTCCGAACTTATGGACCATACCTGAAAATCGATTCAACTGCTGGACAGGCGTACAATTTCCGTGAAGAGTTTCTTGCTACTACCAGAAAGTACAGATCTTCTCCAACAATGCTGTTTAATGGTTTTCAATAG